The Delphinus delphis chromosome 10, mDelDel1.2, whole genome shotgun sequence genome includes a region encoding these proteins:
- the TADA3 gene encoding transcriptional adapter 3 isoform X2, whose product MSELKDCPLQFHDFKSVDHLKVCPRYTAVLARSEDDGIGIEELDTLQLELETLLSSASRRLRVLEAETQILTDWQDKKGDRRFLKLGRDHELGAPPKHGKPKKQKLEGKAGHGPGPGPGRPKSKNLQPKIQEYEFTDDPIDVPRIPKNDAPNRFWASVEPYCADITSEEVRTLEELLKPPEDEAEHYKIPPLGKHYSQRWAQEDLLEEQKDGARAAAVADKKKGLMGPLTELDTKDVDALLKKSEAQHEQPEDGCPFGALTQRLLQALVEENIISPMEDSPIPDMSGKESGADGASTSPRNQNKPFSVPHTKSLESRIKEELIAQGLLESEDRPAEDSEDEVLAELRKRQAELKALSAHNRTKKHDLLRLAKEEVSRQELRQRVRMADNEVMDAFRKIMAARQKKRTPTKKEKDQAWKTLKERESILKLLDG is encoded by the exons ATGAGTGAGCTGAAGGACTGCCCCTTGCAGTTCCACGACTTCAAGTCTGTGGACCACCTGAAGGTCTGTCCCCGCTACACAGCAGTGTTGGCCCGCTCTGAGGATGATGGCATCGGTATCGAGGAGCTGGACACTCTGCAGCTGGAGCTTGAGACCCTGCTTTCTTCTGCCAGCCGACGCTTGCGGGTGCTTGAGGCCGAAACCCAG ATCCTCACCGACTGGCAAGATAAGAAAGGTGACCGACGATTCCTGAAGCTGGGTCGAGACCATGAGCTTGGTGCTCCCCCCAAACATGGGAAGCCCAAGAAGCAGAAACTGGAAGGGAAGGCGGGACATGGGCCGGGCCCTGGCCCTGGGCGACCCAAATCCAAAAACCTTCAGCCCAAGATCCAGGAATATGAATTCACTGATGACCCAATTGACGTGCCACGTATCCCCAAGAATGACGCCCCCAACAG ATTCTGGGCTTCGGTGGAGCCCTACTGTGCCGACATCACCAGTGAGGAGGTGCGCACGCTAGAGGAGCTACTGAAACCCCCAGAAGATGAGGCTGAACATTACAAG ATCCCGCCCCTGGGGAAGCACTACTCCCAGCGCTGGGCACAGGAGGACCTGCTGGAGGAGCAGAAGGACGGGGCCCGGGCAGCAGCCGTGGCTGACAAGAAGAAAGGCCTCATGGGGCCACTGACTGAACTGGACACGAAAG ATGTGGATGCCCTGCTGAAGAAGTCTGAGGCCCAGCACGAGCAGCCAGAAGACGGGTGCCCCTTTGGTGCCCTGACGCAGCGACTCCTGCAGGCCTTGGTGGAG gaaaatattatttcccCCATGGAGGACTCTCCTATTCCGGACATGTCTGGAAAAGAATCAGGGGCTGATGGGGCAAGCACCTCTCCCCGCAATCAGAATAAACCCTTCAG TGTGCCGCATACCAAGTCCCTGGAGAGCCGCATCAAGGAGGAGCTGATCGCCCAGGGCCTGCTGGAATCTGAGGACCGCCCTGCAGAGGACTCGGAGGACGAAGTTCTGGCGGAGCTGCGCAAACGGCAGGCCGAGCTGAAAGCGCTCAGTGCCCACAACCGCACCAAGAAGCACGACCTGCTGAG GCTGGCAAAGGAGGAGGTGAGTCGGCAGGAGCTGAGGCAGCGGGTCCGCATGGCAGACAATGAGGTCATGGACGCATTCCGCAAGATCATGGCTGCCCGGCAGAAGAAGCGGACGCCCACCAAGAAGGAGAAGGACCAGGCCTGGAAGACTCTGAAGGAGCGTGAGAGCATCCTAAAGCTGCTGGACGGGTAG
- the TADA3 gene encoding transcriptional adapter 3 isoform X1, giving the protein MSELKDCPLQFHDFKSVDHLKVCPRYTAVLARSEDDGIGIEELDTLQLELETLLSSASRRLRVLEAETQILTDWQDKKGDRRFLKLGRDHELGAPPKHGKPKKQKLEGKAGHGPGPGPGRPKSKNLQPKIQEYEFTDDPIDVPRIPKNDAPNRFWASVEPYCADITSEEVRTLEELLKPPEDEAEHYKIPPLGKHYSQRWAQEDLLEEQKDGARAAAVADKKKGLMGPLTELDTKDVDALLKKSEAQHEQPEDGCPFGALTQRLLQALVEENIISPMEDSPIPDMSGKESGADGASTSPRNQNKPFRLALELSTAFACSVPHTKSLESRIKEELIAQGLLESEDRPAEDSEDEVLAELRKRQAELKALSAHNRTKKHDLLRLAKEEVSRQELRQRVRMADNEVMDAFRKIMAARQKKRTPTKKEKDQAWKTLKERESILKLLDG; this is encoded by the exons ATGAGTGAGCTGAAGGACTGCCCCTTGCAGTTCCACGACTTCAAGTCTGTGGACCACCTGAAGGTCTGTCCCCGCTACACAGCAGTGTTGGCCCGCTCTGAGGATGATGGCATCGGTATCGAGGAGCTGGACACTCTGCAGCTGGAGCTTGAGACCCTGCTTTCTTCTGCCAGCCGACGCTTGCGGGTGCTTGAGGCCGAAACCCAG ATCCTCACCGACTGGCAAGATAAGAAAGGTGACCGACGATTCCTGAAGCTGGGTCGAGACCATGAGCTTGGTGCTCCCCCCAAACATGGGAAGCCCAAGAAGCAGAAACTGGAAGGGAAGGCGGGACATGGGCCGGGCCCTGGCCCTGGGCGACCCAAATCCAAAAACCTTCAGCCCAAGATCCAGGAATATGAATTCACTGATGACCCAATTGACGTGCCACGTATCCCCAAGAATGACGCCCCCAACAG ATTCTGGGCTTCGGTGGAGCCCTACTGTGCCGACATCACCAGTGAGGAGGTGCGCACGCTAGAGGAGCTACTGAAACCCCCAGAAGATGAGGCTGAACATTACAAG ATCCCGCCCCTGGGGAAGCACTACTCCCAGCGCTGGGCACAGGAGGACCTGCTGGAGGAGCAGAAGGACGGGGCCCGGGCAGCAGCCGTGGCTGACAAGAAGAAAGGCCTCATGGGGCCACTGACTGAACTGGACACGAAAG ATGTGGATGCCCTGCTGAAGAAGTCTGAGGCCCAGCACGAGCAGCCAGAAGACGGGTGCCCCTTTGGTGCCCTGACGCAGCGACTCCTGCAGGCCTTGGTGGAG gaaaatattatttcccCCATGGAGGACTCTCCTATTCCGGACATGTCTGGAAAAGAATCAGGGGCTGATGGGGCAAGCACCTCTCCCCGCAATCAGAATAAACCCTTCAG GCTGGCCCTTGAGCTGAGCACTGCCTTTGCCTGCAGTGTGCCGCATACCAAGTCCCTGGAGAGCCGCATCAAGGAGGAGCTGATCGCCCAGGGCCTGCTGGAATCTGAGGACCGCCCTGCAGAGGACTCGGAGGACGAAGTTCTGGCGGAGCTGCGCAAACGGCAGGCCGAGCTGAAAGCGCTCAGTGCCCACAACCGCACCAAGAAGCACGACCTGCTGAG GCTGGCAAAGGAGGAGGTGAGTCGGCAGGAGCTGAGGCAGCGGGTCCGCATGGCAGACAATGAGGTCATGGACGCATTCCGCAAGATCATGGCTGCCCGGCAGAAGAAGCGGACGCCCACCAAGAAGGAGAAGGACCAGGCCTGGAAGACTCTGAAGGAGCGTGAGAGCATCCTAAAGCTGCTGGACGGGTAG
- the ARPC4 gene encoding actin-related protein 2/3 complex subunit 4 gives MTATLRPYLSAVRATLQAALCLENFSSQVVERHNKPEVEVRSSKELLLQPVTISRNEKEKVLIEGSINSVRVSIAVKQADEIEKILCHKFMRFMMMRAENFFILRRKPVEGYDISFLITNFHTEQMYKHKLVDFVIHFMEEIDKEISEMKLSVNARARIVAEEFLKNF, from the exons ATG ACTGCCACTCTCCGTCCCTACCTGAGTGCCGTGCGGGCCACACTGCAGgctgccctctgcctggagaaTTTCTCCTCCCAGGTGGTAGAACGACACAACAAGCCCGAAGTGGAAGTCAG GAGTAGCAAAGAGCTCCTGCTACAGCCTGTGACCATCAGCAGGAATGAGAAGGAAAAGGTTCTGATTGAAGGCTCCATCAACTCTGTCCGGGTCAGCATTGCTGTGAAACAG GCTGATGAGATCGAGAAGATTTTATGTCACAAGTTCATGCGCTTCATGATGATGAGAGCAGAGAACTTCTTTATCCTCCGAAGGAAACCAGTGGAG GGATATGACATCAGTTTTCTGATCACCAACTTCCACACAGAGCAGATGTATAAACACAAGTTGGTGGACTTTGTGATCCACTTCATGGAAGAAATCGACAAGGAGATCAGTGAGATGAAGCTGTCGGTCAATGCCCGTGCACGCATTGTGGCCGAGGAGTTCCTCAAGAAT TTCTAA